aaaaataaaggagaaatgtttacagataaacacacacgtgtatgtgcTCTTACAGTCGTCCATGCCTCTTGTCCAAACTCCAGCTTATCTCATGTCTGTTGCTTATGGAATTGATTCCGGAATCAAAAACAATGTCAAAACCAATGTATTTGTATAGCCAATGCTATGTACACGGTTGGCCAGGGAATGAAGATGGTTCTGAAAGAGACAACATAAACACCAAGAAGTAAGAAAACATTCATTCTCTTACTGAATCTGCAGAGATTCTATTGAGGTAGTTTATAAAATTCTAAGATTCAACATTTAGCAACATGTATTGATAATGTCatgtgttgcagctgaatatctctcacTCATGGGAGCTTAAGTAACATTACGTCACATGAAGATGTAAAAGTAGCAGGAGATGTAaatcaagtcattttctgtaaaACTTCACCCCAGTGGCAAAGAGAGTGAAAGCACcagcctttttcacagcagtgaaATTACACCAGAAATTACACGTCATTATTTAAGAATCTTGTATTTTGTAACAgtttatattctattctattctattaagCTAAGTTATTTGCTTTAATTTTGAAGTTGAAGATTGCACATTTATTGCACACCTGTTTGAAAACATTGTTTACAACAAATGcaatgtctgttgttgtttttttattcaagttcagtatcaccacacttagtgcttcactttgaaattAATTAATGGTAAATGAATAGGCTActaggccacttttgtgatGTTATTACCCTCTAAGGTTAAAACAAGGTTGGTGTggataacacaactataattatgTGTTACATTTGTTTCAATAACAGACAAGCATGTGTgactctgaggtggtgggagtGGGCCCCAATCAAAtgctgcttagggccccataaagatTTGGACTTACActtgtttatacattttttggtcctcacaaagagacacaaaaaaacgctcgcgcgcacacacacacccacacacacacacacacacacacagacagacacacagacacacacagagcgagagagagtgagagagagagagcaaggtggGAGGTGTGAAGATAAAGCTGACTGTTTTATCTGTGGCACTCAGTGCGTAAAAGAGTCTGAAGAGGAAACGTTGCAGACGCTCAAAAACTGGACAATAATGCATATAATCTGATTAGTGTCTCTTGATTTCAGCACTGGCCTTAATGCAGGAGATTAACTTCCAGACTTGTTTCATTGTGcttcttatttatttagtaaaatGTGGACAATCCCGAGGCCAAACTACAGGAGAGATGAGACCGCGCAGGCGGAGATTGCTGTGAACATCGGCGGAGTGAGGCTGGTGCTTTTGGGTGACATGTTGAACCGTTACCCGGAGAGCAGATTGGCCGAGCTGGCGAACTGTTCCACTGACAACGATGAAGTTATCTCGTCGCTTTGTGACGACTTTGACCCGAACAGAAAAGAGTTCTACTTCGACCGAGACCCCGATGCCTTCAAGTGCATCATCGACGTTTACTACTTTGATGAAGTCCACATGAAAAACGGCATCTGTCCCATCTGTTTCATCAAAGAGATGGAGTTCTGGAAAATAGACCAGTGCGTTTTGGATGAGTGTTGTAAGAGTTACCtgagtgagaaagaggaggagctgaCGGAGATTTCCAACAAGGTGAAGGTCATCCTGGAGGATCTGGAGGTGGAGCGGTGCGTTACACGCAGCCAGCGGTGCCAGAGGTTCCTGTGGAGGCTGATGGAGAAGCCCGAGTCCTCCCTGCCGGCGCGCGTCATCGCCATCGCGTCCTTCCTCTCCATCCTGATCTCGGCGGTGGTGATGTGCGTGGGAACCATCCCGGAGGTCCAGGTCACAGATGCCGAGGGGAAACTCGTGGAGCACCCCACCCTGGAGGCGATAGAGACCGCGTGCATGATGTGGTTCACGACGGAGTACCTGCTGCGTCTCGCCTCCTCTCCGAACAAGCTGCACTTTGCGCTCTCCCTCATGAACGTCATCGACTTCATGGCCATCATACCTTTCTACGTGGTCCTGTCGCTCACCTACCTCGGCACCACATCCATGATGGAGCTGGCTAATGTCCAGCAGGCTGTCCAGGCGCTGCGCATCATGCGCATCGCGCGTATTTTCAAGCTGGCGCGTCACTCCTCCGGACTACAGACTCTGACCTACGCGCTGAAGAATAGTCTCAAAGAGCTCGGGCTGCTCCTCATGTACATGAGCGTGGGGATCTTCGTGTTCTCGGCGCTGGCCTATACCATGGAGCAAAGCCACCCAGAGACGCTATTCAGGAGCATCCCTCAGTCTTTTTGGTGGGCCATCATCACTATGACCACAGTGGGTTATGGAGACATCTACCCGAAAACCACGCTAGGGAAGTGCAACGCTGCTGTCAGCTTCTTGTGCGGGGTCATAGCCATCGCTCTGCCCATCCACCCTATCATTAATAACTTTGTGGTCTTTTACAACAAGCAGAAAGTGCTTGAAACCACAGCAAAGCATCAGGTGGAGCTGATGGAGCTGAAGTCTGGAAAAGACATGCGCAGGAAAAGTAGGAATTAAGAGGAGAGAGTGGGCACATTGGCAGTCTGAGCAACACAAGACtttaaaaactttgttttattgtagtCAGACTTAATGTAAGGGTAAGTTAAAGGGATAGGTCAGGTTTTTGTGCGGTGCAAGCACAACCAACATGCCTGCACATATTGCCAGCCAACAGATTTAAGCTCCTTGCTCCATAATGTACATAATGAATTCTATGCCTGATTAAGTCTAAGACCTCACtcttagacagccttttctgactggaaactgaagtatGTATCCACTCATACCCCTTGCCAAAGTCCATTGATTAAATCAACAATATTAGATTATGTCACACATTTGTTGATCCAATGcttcctccatcactaagttaaaACATCTTACTTTGTGGCTTTGGTCATTGAAATTGTTCCTTCGGATTAAACAAAATGACCTAGGCATTAGTAGACCAAAGCTCCTGTGTCACCCCAGATTTTGGTGTGGAGGAGTGAGCAGTCTACAAACCTAAGATTCCATTCAGAAAAGGTGtactgtctgacagtgagataaagtgccATTCATATTCTAAAGACATTTTAGACTTAAGcagtattatattttattgagTGAAAAACACCAACCATCCCATTATATAGCCAGTTGTCATAATCAACATCAGCCAATTTGAAACTCCTAAGGTTTGGCTGTAAAACGTGGTACTTGTAGGTGTATTCAAACAAGCTCCTTTCACCAACACCTGTAGATAACATAGCATTGATGTATTCcctttgctgctgctttcactGGGAAATGTGTGATGTGCTTCTGCCTCTGCACCAAGATACAGTATCTCATCTGTGACTCTTCTCTATGTGAAGGCCGCTGTTCttctcaaattaaaatgtgtgcatgGAAAATAAATCATGCTTAGAGAGTCATTACATAATTACATAAATAGGggttaaggtaaaaaaaaaacacacacaatttataGTAAAAATGAAGGATGTACAGTTTTTCTGAGCTCTTCTAAAGCTGCAATCTGTTCAGATTAGCCACGATTTAATTTTGTCCCCCGTCATTTACATTAGagtcaccaaataaaatgaactttcaaaTTCCACCTGACTGcagaataaaaaatgaataaaagcaaCTGAACTAACATGACCacagtgtgtttatattctgtCACTTATAAAGAAACGCCTCAAAATTCAATTAAACACATAAGATGCAGCATCCAGAAAACAGGTGTGTGACAAAAAGATTAATCAGATTATAGATGCATCTTTTAGGTGAGgagagctttttttttagtgtctgGCTGATACCATCCACCAGTGGGCATAGATATGATTATTGTGAATCATAAAAGAAGAAGCTTTCAAATAAACTAAGGCTGTAAGGACCTATATGCTTTTTATGAAACATGTCTCCACTTTAAAACACTGTCAGCACTGAAGACTTATAAGGCAAGCAGACCCTAAAggaatatacatataaatacagtatatatgtatatgtatatatatatatatatatatatatatatatatatatatacatatatatgtatatatatccactgaaaacatggccaCTTAGCAAAACACTCACttgaatatactgtacactaTGTGTTTTTAAGCCTATGCCATCttaacaatatactgtatgtttgccactttatctcactgttagacagctTTTTCCAAAGGAGCTTTGTGTCCTtttcactcttccacaccaaagtccacaaagGAAATCTTTGATTTTACCCTGTGAAGACACAAGAACTGCTCCTACTACATTATTTTGGAAAGTTTGTGTTCCTTAGGTTAATCTAAattaaggatttcaaacatgGAAGTCACAagtggatcaacatctcctgtgtgccgtgattttcATGGTCTTGAGTGCGGAAAGTGAGCCGTGtaaaaagtaagaaaataagTTAGTCATTGTCTTTATATAACAGttttcacagataaaaacacaaagtcctTTACAATAAAATTGCATAGATTAAACCATAAAAACGGAGCATTAATTACATACAGGACCAATAGGTCGAATAGTCATTACTTTGTCTGCAAAGATTGAGAGATAAGCAGACCTGGTTTCCTTGTTTAAGACATTAAGACCATGCATGAGTTCCTTAAGATACAGACGGTGTACTCACAGTCCTACGACACTGCCTCCTTAAGCACAGCACACTCTCCGTCATCCAGGGTATAGGACTACATATGGGCTTAGATTTAACACATGAAGGAGGATGCAACATTCATTAAAAGAATGCATTAAAAACTCCACATCAAAGATAGTTTACAACCAActgaaagcaacacaaacttgagtttcctgttgaaaaaggcTGCTTAATCATGAAACCATGCAGGTTGTGTCAGTACTTCGTACAACTTCATTGCTGTGTTAAagcgtacagtatatacagagactataagaatgtgcaacatatttttttttttcattttcaccaactatataaacacatctgagcaaaaagtactcaaaatgtttaaaatcggattgaatatgtgaaatctggaaatatgtcacagttcaaatttcacttggctcatttttatgaagaaaaggaaaacgtatattttgtgacttctgcacaattattgctactttatatcactactaaaaattctacataaaacaaatcataacACATAGGAAGACAAAATTACACaagtttaaagcctgaatatgtgacctataagcATTGGCACATGCTGTTTAAAATAATACTCTGCTGACCACAGCCTGTAATGACTGGTCAAACCAGTCTGAAATTGTATGAACCTGTTGTTAAGTAAAATTCACTTCTGCCTGTGGGTCTCTTGCTGCGTTTGATTGATGGATCTCTTCTTTCATAAATCCTTCAAAGACGGTAAAAGCCTTGTTGTCGATACCTGACTTCCCCCGTGTGCTTTGATGCTTCACAGGAGAGTTCTTCCACAATCCTTTTGGTCCCAGGGT
This genomic interval from Solea solea chromosome 18, fSolSol10.1, whole genome shotgun sequence contains the following:
- the LOC131444992 gene encoding potassium voltage-gated channel subfamily F member 1-like, producing the protein MWTIPRPNYRRDETAQAEIAVNIGGVRLVLLGDMLNRYPESRLAELANCSTDNDEVISSLCDDFDPNRKEFYFDRDPDAFKCIIDVYYFDEVHMKNGICPICFIKEMEFWKIDQCVLDECCKSYLSEKEEELTEISNKVKVILEDLEVERCVTRSQRCQRFLWRLMEKPESSLPARVIAIASFLSILISAVVMCVGTIPEVQVTDAEGKLVEHPTLEAIETACMMWFTTEYLLRLASSPNKLHFALSLMNVIDFMAIIPFYVVLSLTYLGTTSMMELANVQQAVQALRIMRIARIFKLARHSSGLQTLTYALKNSLKELGLLLMYMSVGIFVFSALAYTMEQSHPETLFRSIPQSFWWAIITMTTVGYGDIYPKTTLGKCNAAVSFLCGVIAIALPIHPIINNFVVFYNKQKVLETTAKHQVELMELKSGKDMRRKSRN